One genomic region from Pseudochaenichthys georgianus chromosome 15, fPseGeo1.2, whole genome shotgun sequence encodes:
- the LOC117459515 gene encoding zinc finger protein 723-like: protein MDENKKTPGAKKPKGRETRHSCQQCDKSFTTFGNLKRHLCIHTGEKPYSCEECGKTFHQSGGLKTHQFIHTGEKPYSCEECGATFNTPSNLKTHQRIHTGEKPYSCEECGKTFTRSDALESHHRIHTGEKPYWCEECGATFTTPSNLKTHQRIHTGEKPYSCEECGKTFTRSGDLKSHQRIHRGDKPYWCEECGKTFTKSGTLKTHEHIHRGEKPYWCEECGKTFTTSGALKKHLRVHTGEKP from the exons ATGGACGAAAACAAAAAGACCCCTGGAGCTAAG AAACCAAAAGGAAGAGAGACAcgtcacagctgtcagcaatgtgacaaATCCTTTACAACATTTGGAAATTTAAAGCGCCACCTgtgtattcacacaggagaaaaaccgtatagctgtgaagagtgtgggaaaaccttCCATCAATCAGGTggtctcaaaacacatcaatttattcacactggagaaaaaccgtacagctgtgaagagtgtggagcAACTTTCAATACACCAAgtaatctcaaaacacatcaacgtattcatactggagaaaaaccttacagctgtgaagagtgtgggaaaactttcactagATCAGATGCTCTAGaatcacatcaccgtattcacactggagaaaaaccgtactggtgtgaagagtgtggggcaACTTTCACTACACCAAgtaatctcaaaacacatcaacgtattcatactggagaaaaaccttacagctgtgaagagtgtgggaaaactttcactagATCAGGTGATCTCAagtcacatcaacgtattcacaggGGAGacaaaccgtactggtgtgaagagtgtgggaaaactttcactaaATCAGGTACTCTCAAGACACATGAACATATTCACaggggagaaaaaccgtactggtgtgaagagtgtgggaaaactttcactacatcaggtgctctcaaaaaacatcttcgtgttcacacaggagaaaaaccatag
- the LOC117459511 gene encoding zona pellucida sperm-binding protein 3-like: MEAFHCQVILLVGLCVSSSFAFPSTQGASFQSLANTGRSEIGQLKSPAEEPQQVNTIRVTCHPDSLEIVIKADMFAVGAPVDGDEIRLGVETNNQYCRATASSADEYSISVGLVECGTRHWVTEDSLIYTNLLIYSPEASPYGVVRMEEAIIPLECHYERKYSLSSSSLMPTWIPFMSTQAAVEMLQFNLRIMTSDWQYKRGSNVFHLGEPISIEASVRIGHHVALRVFVSSCVATLSPDMHSSPRHAFIENGCFVDSQLPGSRSQFLARTQDDKLHMSIDAFRFYNEDRGELYITCHLYAVPINSTDATTKACTFVNGRWQSADGNDYFCGQCKRPIGVEQTPSSPSKFRPRGFVKPEEREPLWRSGLKTSTVWEHQARVGPMMVLPAKQKSRPIPAEEPSSIRDQISRSTMYGSQWRSGINRVDQRKGLLPDSSSTQNQVDVVTLASEQNKDEEDKSGTEKDEDAEEVPELLEKTSPEAHLQPKAAVLNSTNTAALDEVLPTAAVNVAVPPLSNTTATESDLSETMDRKR, from the exons ATGGAGGCCTTTCATTGTCAGGTTATCCTCCTTGTAGGACTCTGTGTTAGCTCCTCTTTTGCTTTCCCGTCCACACAAGGTGCTTCGTTTCAGAGCCTTGCGAACACAGGCAGGTCAGAAATCGGGCAGCTGAAGTCTCCGGCTGAGGAACCGCAGCAGGTGAATACCATCAGAGTGACCTGTCATCCAGACTCATTGGAGATTGTTATCAAAGCCGATATGTTTGCGGTTGGAGCTCCTGTTGATGGTGACGAGATACGCCTTGGAGTAGAGACCAACAACCAGTACTGCAGAGCTACAGCGTCTTCAGCAGATGAGTACAGTATCAGTGTTGGACTTGTGGAGTGCGGCACCAGACACTGG GTAACTGAGGACTCTCTGATCTACACAAACCTCCTCATATACTCTCCTGAGGCTTCTCCATATGGTGTTGTTCGAATGGAGGAGGCTATAATTCCACTTGAATGTCATTACGAAAG GAAGTACAGTTTGTCCAGTTCTTCACTCATGCCTACCTGGATCCCCTTCATGTCGACccaggctgcagtggaaatgttgcAGTTTAACTTGAGAATCATGACAA GTGACTGGCAGTACAAAAGAGGCTCTAATGTGTTTCATCTCGGTGAGCCCATCAGCATCGAGGCCTCTGTCAGAATTGGGCATCACGTGGCGCTCCGAGTGTTTGTGAGCAGCTGCGTGGCTACACTGAGCCCTGACATGCACTCCAGCCCCAGGCATGCCTTCATTGAAAATGG GTGCTTTGTTGACTCTCAGCTTCCAGGCTCAAGGTCTCAATTCTTAGCCAGGACACAGGATGACAAGCTCCACATGTCCATTGATGCCTTCAGATTTTATAATGAGGACAGAGGGGAG CTCTACATCACATGTCACCTGTATGCTGTTCCAATAAATAGCACAGATGCAACAACCAAGGCGTGCACCTTTGTGAATGGAAG aTGGCAGTCCGCTGATGGTAATGACTACTTTTGTGGGCAATGCAAAAGACCAATTGGAGTTGAGCAAACTCCCAGCAGCCCGAGCAAGTTTAGGCCTCGAGGGTTTGTGAAGCCAGAAGAGCGTGAACCCCTCTGGAGGAGTGGACTGAAGACCAGTACAG TGTGGGAACATCAGGCCAGAGTGGGACCGATGATGGTCTTGCCAGCCAAGCAGAAAAGCCGACCCATACCTGCAGAGGAGCCTTCTTCCATTCGTGATCAAATCAGCAGATCTACAATGTATGGCAGCCAGTGGAGGAGTGGAATAAACAGAGTTG ATCAGAGGAAAGGACTGCTTCCTGATTCATCATCGACCCAAAACCAGGTGGACGTTGTGACTTTAGCTTCTGAGCAGAATAAAGACGAAGAAGACAAAAGTGGAACAGAAAAag ATGAAGATGCTGAGGAAGTTCCTGAACTTCTAGAAAAAACCTCTCCTGAGGCCCACCTGCAGCCGAAGGCAGCGGTGCTGAACAGTACCAACACAGCGGCGCTCGATGAAGTCCTCCCAACTGCTGCTGTTAATGTGGCTGTGCCCCCACTGTCCAACACCACTGCAACAGAATCTGACCTTTCTGAAACAATGGACCGAAAGAGATAA